From Tripterygium wilfordii isolate XIE 37 chromosome 16, ASM1340144v1, whole genome shotgun sequence, one genomic window encodes:
- the LOC119980498 gene encoding uncharacterized protein LOC119980498 isoform X2, translating to MGFLPFDRCAVTRNAFTLFCYREPARTDLKPGLCRASVSQPRFSSPSPATLRALCRTTPVKASAVHKKPKICTADELHYVNVPNSDWRLALWRYLPSPEGKPRNHPLLLLSGVGTNAVGYDLAPEYSFARFMSAQGFDTWILEVRGAGLSAKQTLNDFRISSPIGVSKDLILKSSEPQSLSKNIMRLSEMRSGFLHEGQNSAIAGQIMDLSQKLMNIIEESHRLVRLLFFDLQDRFSTTLEDFQKQLDLVVKYDWDFDHYLEEDVPAAMEYIKTQCKPKDGKLLAIGHSMGGILLYAMLSRCCFRGSDPGFASVATLGSSLDYRSSKSSLRFLLPLVDPAQAFKVPVIPIGTLIAAAHSLASRPPYVLSWLKTQISAPGMMHPELLEKLVLNNFCTVPAKLLLHLRTVFQEGGLRDRTGTFIYKRHLGQSNVPVLAVAGDQDLICPPEAAYETVKLIPEHLVTYRVLGEPGGPHYAHYDLVGGHTAIDRVYPCIVEFLDRHDMI from the exons ATGggttttcttccttttgatCGCTGCGCTGTCACCCGAAATGCATTCACATTGTTTTGTTACCGGGAACCGGCCCGGACCGACCTCAAACCAGGACTCTGCCGGGCCTCCGTGTCTCAACCCCGGTTTAGCTCACCTTCGCCTGCGACGTTGAGGGCATTGTGCAGGACGACACCGGTGAAGGCAAGTGCAGTGCACAAGAAGCCTAAGATTTGTACGGCCGACGAGCTTCACTACGTCAACGTTCCAAATTCCGATTGGAGACTCGCTCTCTGGCGTTACCTGCCATCACCCGAG GGGAAGCCGAGGAATCACCCATTGTTGCTGTTATCAGGGGTTGGGACTAATGCAGTTGGATATGATCTTGCTCCTGAG TACTCTTTTGCACGCTTCATGTCTGCTCAAGGATTTGATACGTGGATTCTTGAAGTTCGAGGAGCAGGGTTGAGTGCCAAGCAGACACTTAATG ATTTCAGGATTTCTTCGCCTATAGGAGTAAGCAAAGATTTGATTCTGAAATCCAGTGAACCGCAGTCATTGTCAAAGAATATAATGCGTTTGTCTGAAATGCGCTCAGGCTTTCTGCATGAAG GGCAAAACTCGGCTATTGCTGGCCAAATTATGGATTTGAGTCAAAAGCTTATGAATATTATTGAAGAAAGTCACCGTTTGGTTAGACTACTTTTCTTTGACTTGCAAGACCGCTTTTCTACAACACTAGAAGATTTTCAGAAACAACTAGACCTAGTTGTGAAGTATGATTGGGATTTTGATCACTATCTGGAAGAGGATGTGCCTGCTGCG ATGGAGTATATAAAGACTCAATgcaaaccaaaagatggcaaacTGCTCGCAATCGGTCACTCCATGGGGGGGATTCTTCTGTATGCAATGCTCTCAAGATGTT GTTTCAGAGGAAGTGATCCTGGATTTGCATCGGTCGCTACTTTGGGGTCATCACTCGACTATAGATCTTCGAAATCATCACTAAGATTTCTCTTACCCCTG GTTGATCCTGCACAAGCCTTTAAGGTTCCTGTCATACCAATCGGGACATTGATTGCTGCTGCTCATTCACTAGCATCTCGTCCTCCCTATGTCTTATCTTGGTTAAAAACTCAAATATCTGCTCCGGGGATGATGCATCCAGAGTTGTTGGAAAAGCTTGTTCTGAACAACTTCT GCACCGTACCCGCTAAGCTTCTGCTGCACCTTAGAACAGTCTTTCAAGAGGGTGGGTTGCGTGACAGGACTGGAACCTTCATTTACAAGCGTCATTTAGGCCAAAGCAATGTCCCCGTGCTAGCAGTTGCTGGAGATCAAGATCTAATATGTCCACCAGAAGCTGCATATG AAACTGTGAAGCTTATTCCTGAGCATTTGGTTACGTACAGAGTGTTGGGAGAACCTGGTGGTCCACATTATGCTCACTATGATCTAGTCGGAGGTCATAcg GCAATAGATCGAGTGTATCCATGTATAGTTGAATTCCTTGATCGTCACGATATGATTTAG
- the LOC119980498 gene encoding uncharacterized protein LOC119980498 isoform X1, with the protein MGFLPFDRCAVTRNAFTLFCYREPARTDLKPGLCRASVSQPRFSSPSPATLRALCRTTPVKASAVHKKPKICTADELHYVNVPNSDWRLALWRYLPSPEGKPRNHPLLLLSGVGTNAVGYDLAPEYSFARFMSAQGFDTWILEVRGAGLSAKQTLNADFRISSPIGVSKDLILKSSEPQSLSKNIMRLSEMRSGFLHEGQNSAIAGQIMDLSQKLMNIIEESHRLVRLLFFDLQDRFSTTLEDFQKQLDLVVKYDWDFDHYLEEDVPAAMEYIKTQCKPKDGKLLAIGHSMGGILLYAMLSRCCFRGSDPGFASVATLGSSLDYRSSKSSLRFLLPLVDPAQAFKVPVIPIGTLIAAAHSLASRPPYVLSWLKTQISAPGMMHPELLEKLVLNNFCTVPAKLLLHLRTVFQEGGLRDRTGTFIYKRHLGQSNVPVLAVAGDQDLICPPEAAYETVKLIPEHLVTYRVLGEPGGPHYAHYDLVGGHTAIDRVYPCIVEFLDRHDMI; encoded by the exons ATGggttttcttccttttgatCGCTGCGCTGTCACCCGAAATGCATTCACATTGTTTTGTTACCGGGAACCGGCCCGGACCGACCTCAAACCAGGACTCTGCCGGGCCTCCGTGTCTCAACCCCGGTTTAGCTCACCTTCGCCTGCGACGTTGAGGGCATTGTGCAGGACGACACCGGTGAAGGCAAGTGCAGTGCACAAGAAGCCTAAGATTTGTACGGCCGACGAGCTTCACTACGTCAACGTTCCAAATTCCGATTGGAGACTCGCTCTCTGGCGTTACCTGCCATCACCCGAG GGGAAGCCGAGGAATCACCCATTGTTGCTGTTATCAGGGGTTGGGACTAATGCAGTTGGATATGATCTTGCTCCTGAG TACTCTTTTGCACGCTTCATGTCTGCTCAAGGATTTGATACGTGGATTCTTGAAGTTCGAGGAGCAGGGTTGAGTGCCAAGCAGACACTTAATG CAGATTTCAGGATTTCTTCGCCTATAGGAGTAAGCAAAGATTTGATTCTGAAATCCAGTGAACCGCAGTCATTGTCAAAGAATATAATGCGTTTGTCTGAAATGCGCTCAGGCTTTCTGCATGAAG GGCAAAACTCGGCTATTGCTGGCCAAATTATGGATTTGAGTCAAAAGCTTATGAATATTATTGAAGAAAGTCACCGTTTGGTTAGACTACTTTTCTTTGACTTGCAAGACCGCTTTTCTACAACACTAGAAGATTTTCAGAAACAACTAGACCTAGTTGTGAAGTATGATTGGGATTTTGATCACTATCTGGAAGAGGATGTGCCTGCTGCG ATGGAGTATATAAAGACTCAATgcaaaccaaaagatggcaaacTGCTCGCAATCGGTCACTCCATGGGGGGGATTCTTCTGTATGCAATGCTCTCAAGATGTT GTTTCAGAGGAAGTGATCCTGGATTTGCATCGGTCGCTACTTTGGGGTCATCACTCGACTATAGATCTTCGAAATCATCACTAAGATTTCTCTTACCCCTG GTTGATCCTGCACAAGCCTTTAAGGTTCCTGTCATACCAATCGGGACATTGATTGCTGCTGCTCATTCACTAGCATCTCGTCCTCCCTATGTCTTATCTTGGTTAAAAACTCAAATATCTGCTCCGGGGATGATGCATCCAGAGTTGTTGGAAAAGCTTGTTCTGAACAACTTCT GCACCGTACCCGCTAAGCTTCTGCTGCACCTTAGAACAGTCTTTCAAGAGGGTGGGTTGCGTGACAGGACTGGAACCTTCATTTACAAGCGTCATTTAGGCCAAAGCAATGTCCCCGTGCTAGCAGTTGCTGGAGATCAAGATCTAATATGTCCACCAGAAGCTGCATATG AAACTGTGAAGCTTATTCCTGAGCATTTGGTTACGTACAGAGTGTTGGGAGAACCTGGTGGTCCACATTATGCTCACTATGATCTAGTCGGAGGTCATAcg GCAATAGATCGAGTGTATCCATGTATAGTTGAATTCCTTGATCGTCACGATATGATTTAG
- the LOC119980679 gene encoding lipid phosphate phosphatase 2-like, with translation MADILLGSRSVKSHGLKVARIHMHDWLILLLLLAIVGILNFIESFHRFVGEEMMIDLKYPFKHNTIPVWSVPIFTILLPIAIFFLYYYYRLDVYDWHHAILGILYSVLITGVITDAIKDVVGRPRPNFFWRCFPDGNGVFDEITGNVACYGDPEIIKEGYKSFPSGHTSWSFAGLTFLSWYIAGKIRAFDRRGHVAKLCIVLLPILGAALVGVSHIDDYWHHWTDVFAGALIGTTVAALCYLQFFPFPNHVDGWAPHAYFKMLAEMNGDVQSATARINSLRVRRPDATSDTTAYVGCEIDRGNPKFISQDTSPV, from the exons ATGGCTGACATTTTGCTGGGATCGCGTAGTGTAAAGTCTCATGGACTCAAGGTAGCAAGAATACATATGCATGACTGGCTAATTCTTCTACTTCTTTTGGCAATAGTGGGCATCTTGAATTTCATAGAATCTTTTCATCGCTTTGTTGGTGAAGAAATGATGATAGACTTGAAATACCCATTCAAGCATAATACTATCCCCGTTTGGAGCGTTCCG ATTTTCACCATACTGTTGCCGATTGCTATATTTTTTCTGTATTACTATTACAGACTGGATGTTTATGATTGGCATCATGCTATATTGG GTATTCTGTATTCTGTGCTAATCACTGGAGTTATTACAGATGCAATCAAAGATGTTGTGGGTAGGCCACGACCAAACTTCTTTTGGAGGTGTTTTCCTGATGGAAATGG ggtgtttgatgaaattacAGGTAATGTAGCATGTTATGGAGACCCAGAAATTATCAAGGAGGGATACAAAAGTTTTCCGAGTGGGCATACTTCAT GGTCCTTTGCCGGTCTGACTTTCCTGTCATGGTATATAGCTGGGAAAATTCGAGCATTTGATCGAAGGGGGCATGTTGCCAAGCTTTGCATAGTATTGCTTCCAATACTTGGTGCTGCTCTTGTGGGCGTTTCTCATATTGATGACTACTGGCACCATTGGACTGATGTGTTTGCTGGAGCTCTTATAG GAACAACGGTAGCAGCATTGTGTTATTTACAATTCTTTCCCTTCCCAAATCATGTCGACG GTTGGGCACCTCATGCATATTTCAAAATGTTGGCAGAGATGAATGGTGATGTTCAGTCTGCAACCGCGAGAATCAACTCTCTGCGCGTGAGAAGACCAGACGCGACCTCTGACACCACTGCATATGTAGGTTGTGAGATTGACAGAGGAAATCCAAAGTTCATCTCACAAGATACAAGCCCAGTCTAG
- the LOC119980680 gene encoding ribonuclease S-F11-like, translated as MARKLSYGNIIGSIFVIIFLASTAQALVWGSYHYYKIILRWPESYCNARSHYCIRPIKANFSIHGVWPMYFFDTLVKEFNQTGCTETTPTLPQFITRARLATILDDMDEYWPDVKHGHNLSENEQFWQYQWQTHGMCFEYPNRPLLYFQTGLSLMTQLDLLDLLKGANIFPDNSYGYRASVIKAIIETRVGEQVEIRCNRPIEGWPLQLHEVGVCFDREGDVMRCPYGYFKCNKSDMIQFPAPLVYN; from the exons atggcaaGAAAGTTGTCATATGGAAATATCATTGGTTCTATCTTCGTTATCATATTTTTAGCATCTACTGCACAAGCATTAGTTTGGGGAAGCTACCACTACTACAAAATCATCTTACGATGGCCTGAATCATACTGTAATGCTCGTTCCCATTATTGTATAAGACCAATCAAAGCAAATTTCTCCATACACGGTGTCTGGCCAATGTATTTCTTTGATACACTGGTTAAGGAGTTCAACCAGACTGGATGCACAGAGACAACTCCAACTTTACCACAATTTATTAca AGGGCGCGATTGGCTACGATACTAGACGATATGGATGAATATTGGCCGGATGTTAAGCATGGCCATAACCTTTCAGAAAATGAACAATTTTGGCAATATCAATGGCAAACGCATGGAATGTGTTTTGAGTATCCCAACCGACCTTTGTTATATTTTCAGACAGGTTTAAGTTTGATGACTCAACTTGATTTGCTTGATCTTCTTAAAGGAG CAAATATATTTCCCGATAATTCATATGGGTATCGAGCATCAGTTATTAAAGCAATTATTGAAACCCGTGTGGGAGAGCAAGTTGAAATTCGTTGCAACAGGCCGATAGAGGGGTGGCCTTTACAGTTGCATGAAGTTGGAGTATGCTTTGATAGGGAAGGTGATGTTATGCGGTGCCCATATGGATATTTTAAGTGCAACAAGTCCGATATGATACAATTTCCTGCTCCTCTTGTTTACAATTAa
- the LOC119981039 gene encoding nuclear poly(A) polymerase 1-like isoform X1, producing the protein MGYNGQQQQQRLGITDPISLGGPTEYDLIKTCELEKYLQDAGLYESREEAVSREEVLGRLDQIVKNWVKVISRAKGLNEQLVHEANAKIFTSGSYRLGVHGPGADIDTLCVGPRHATRDEDFFGELYRMLSEMPEVTELHPVPDAYVPVMKFKLNGISIDLLYAKLSLWVVPEDLDISQDSILQSTDEQTVRSLNGCRVTDQILRLVPNIHNFRTTLRCMRLWAKLRGVYSNVAGFLGGINWALLVARICQLYPNAVPNMLVSRFFRVYNQWRWPNPVMLCPIEEGSLGLQIWDPRRNPKDRFHLMPIITPAYPCMNSSYNVSSNTLRIMKEEFRRGYEICEAMEANKAEWDTLFEPYSFFDAYKNFLQIDICAENADDLRKWKGWVASRLRQLTLKIEKYTGNMLQCHPHPGDFQDKSRPFHCSYFMGLQRKQGVNVSGSEQFDIRLTVEEFKHSVNVYTSWKPGMEIRVTHVRRKNVPPFVFPGGVRSSRPSKLTWDSKRALETKVSGSCEAENSDSHGRKRKRIDDDADINSGNAITVVPSSSGEINEDGGSHSMNFDDTNSIAGKVKDSVIDSSRSSTNFTDTSLKNGVDDALVGGCNPDNKDPFSIADSSSSKEAEKLAIEKIMSGPYVSHQALPRELEELADEFEHGNQAKNSGANNKGCTIEGSAENAAAAVPETSNGGPPSGLKANGSSEELEVEELMAPFPNGITSAPPTQQKPLIRLNFTSLGKTATSKTT; encoded by the exons ATGGGGTATAATggtcagcagcagcagcagaggTTAGGCATTACAGATCCCATTTCTTTGGGTGGACCAACCGAGTACGATCTGATCAAAACCTGTGAACTTGAGAAG TATCTGCAAGATGCAGGATTGTATGAGAGCAGGGAGGAGGCTGTAAGTAGGGAGGAAGTGCTTGGAAGACTAGACCAG ATTGTGAAGAACTGGGTCAAAGTTATAAGCCGTGCCAAAGGATTGAATGAGCAATTGGTTCACGAAGCAAATGCTAAGATATTCACATCTGGTTCTTATCGTTTGGGG GTGCATGGCCCCGGTGCGGATATTGACACTCTTTGTGTGGGACCTAGGCATGCGACACGCGAT GAAGATTTTTTTGGTGAGCTGTACAGAATGCTATCAGAGATGCCTGAAGTGACAGAGTTGCACCCTGTTCCTGATGCTTATGTCCCAGTGATGAAATTCAAATTGAATGGGATTTCAATAGATCTTTTGTATGCAAAACTGTCACTATGGGTTGTTCCAGAA GACTTGGATATTTCACAAGACTCCATACTACAAAGTACAGATGAACAGACCGTTCGTAGTCTTAATGGCTGCAGAGTGACTGACCAAATTCTGCGTTTGGTACCAAATATCCAT AATTTCCGCACGACACTAAGGTGCATGAGGTTGTGGGCGAAGCTTCGTGGGGTTTACTCTAAT GTTGCTGGTTTTCTGGGTGGAATAAATTGGGCATTGCTTGTTGCTCGCATTTGCCAGTTATATCCCAACGCAGTTCCTAATATGTTAGTCTCTCGATTTTTTAGAGTATATAATCAGTGGCGGTGGCCTAATCCGGTCATGCTGTGTCCAATTGAAGAAGGCTCCCTTGGTCTTCAAATTTGGGACCCTAGAAGAAATCCCAAGGATAGGTTTCATTTAATGCCCATAATCACTCCTGCATATCCCTGCATGAACTCCagttacaacgtttcgtcaaaTACTTTACGTATAATGAAAGAAGAGTTTCGAAGGGGGTATGAAATTTGCGAG GCTATGGAGGCAAACAAGGCTGAATGGGATACACTTTTTGAACCCTATTCCTTTTTCGATGCATATAAAAATTTTCTGCAGATAGACATCTGTGCAGAGAATGCCGATGATTTAAGAAAGTGGAAAGGCTGGGTTGCGTCTCGACTTCGTCAGCTCACGCTAAAG ATTGAGAAGTACACAGGCAATATGCTTCAGTGCCACCCACACCCTGGTGATTTTCAAGATAAGTCCAGACCTTTTCACTGCTCTTATTTCATGGGTTTGCAGCGGAAACAAGGAGTCAATGTAAGTGGATCTGAACAATTTGATATAAGGTTAACTGTTGAAGAATTTAAGCACTCTGTTAATGTGTACACATCATGGAAGCCTGGTATGGAGATTCGTGTGACCCATGTTAGAAGGAAGAATGTTCCTCCCTTTGTGTTTCCTGGAGGGGTTCGTTCTTCGCGTCCATCTAAATTGACTTGGGATAGTAAGCGGGCCTTGGAAACCAAGGTTTCTGGCAGTTGTGAAGCAGAAAATTCTGATAGTCATGGAAGGAAGAGAAAGCGGATTGATGATGATGCTGATATTAACTCAGGCAATGCGATTACTGTTGTACCTTCCTCCAGTGGGGAAATTAATGAAGATGGTGGTTCGCATTCCATGAATTTTGACGACACAAACAGCATAGCAGGAAAAGTTAAAGACAGCGTAATTGATAGCTCTAGAAGTTCAACTAATTTTACAGATACTTCTTTGAAGAATGGCGTTGATGATGCATTAGTTGGTGGGTGCAATCCTGATAATAAAGATCCATTTTCCATTGCTGATTCCTCAAGTTCTAAAGAGGCCGAGAAACTGGCCATTGAGAAAATTATGTCTGGTCCATATGTCTCCCACCAAGCTTTACCCCGAGAACTTGAAGAGCTTGCCGATGAATTTGAACATGGAAATCAAGCCAAAAATTCTGGGGCAAACAATAAAGGCTGCACCATTGAAGGTTCAGCAGAGAATGCAGCAGCTGCAGTGCCAGAAACATCCAATGGTGGTCCTCCCTCTGGCTTAAAGGCGAACGGGAGCTCAGAAGAGCTTGAG GTGGAGGAGCTCATGGCACCGTTCCCTAATGGGATTACTTCTGCACCACCAACCCAACAAAAGCCTCTTATCAG GTTAAACTTCACTTCTCTGGGCAAAACCGCCACCAGCAAAACCACATGA
- the LOC119981039 gene encoding nuclear poly(A) polymerase 1-like isoform X2: MGYNGQQQQQRLGITDPISLGGPTEYDLIKTCELEKYLQDAGLYESREEAVSREEVLGRLDQIVKNWVKVISRAKGLNEQLVHEANAKIFTSGSYRLGVHGPGADIDTLCVGPRHATRDEDFFGELYRMLSEMPEVTELHPVPDAYVPVMKFKLNGISIDLLYAKLSLWVVPEDLDISQDSILQSTDEQTVRSLNGCRVTDQILRLVPNIHNFRTTLRCMRLWAKLRGVYSNVAGFLGGINWALLVARICQLYPNAVPNMLVSRFFRVYNQWRWPNPVMLCPIEEGSLGLQIWDPRRNPKDRFHLMPIITPAYPCMNSSYNVSSNTLRIMKEEFRRGYEICEAMEANKAEWDTLFEPYSFFDAYKNFLQIDICAENADDLRKWKGWVASRLRQLTLKIEKYTGNMLQCHPHPGDFQDKSRPFHCSYFMGLQRKQGVNPGMEIRVTHVRRKNVPPFVFPGGVRSSRPSKLTWDSKRALETKVSGSCEAENSDSHGRKRKRIDDDADINSGNAITVVPSSSGEINEDGGSHSMNFDDTNSIAGKVKDSVIDSSRSSTNFTDTSLKNGVDDALVGGCNPDNKDPFSIADSSSSKEAEKLAIEKIMSGPYVSHQALPRELEELADEFEHGNQAKNSGANNKGCTIEGSAENAAAAVPETSNGGPPSGLKANGSSEELEVEELMAPFPNGITSAPPTQQKPLIRLNFTSLGKTATSKTT, encoded by the exons ATGGGGTATAATggtcagcagcagcagcagaggTTAGGCATTACAGATCCCATTTCTTTGGGTGGACCAACCGAGTACGATCTGATCAAAACCTGTGAACTTGAGAAG TATCTGCAAGATGCAGGATTGTATGAGAGCAGGGAGGAGGCTGTAAGTAGGGAGGAAGTGCTTGGAAGACTAGACCAG ATTGTGAAGAACTGGGTCAAAGTTATAAGCCGTGCCAAAGGATTGAATGAGCAATTGGTTCACGAAGCAAATGCTAAGATATTCACATCTGGTTCTTATCGTTTGGGG GTGCATGGCCCCGGTGCGGATATTGACACTCTTTGTGTGGGACCTAGGCATGCGACACGCGAT GAAGATTTTTTTGGTGAGCTGTACAGAATGCTATCAGAGATGCCTGAAGTGACAGAGTTGCACCCTGTTCCTGATGCTTATGTCCCAGTGATGAAATTCAAATTGAATGGGATTTCAATAGATCTTTTGTATGCAAAACTGTCACTATGGGTTGTTCCAGAA GACTTGGATATTTCACAAGACTCCATACTACAAAGTACAGATGAACAGACCGTTCGTAGTCTTAATGGCTGCAGAGTGACTGACCAAATTCTGCGTTTGGTACCAAATATCCAT AATTTCCGCACGACACTAAGGTGCATGAGGTTGTGGGCGAAGCTTCGTGGGGTTTACTCTAAT GTTGCTGGTTTTCTGGGTGGAATAAATTGGGCATTGCTTGTTGCTCGCATTTGCCAGTTATATCCCAACGCAGTTCCTAATATGTTAGTCTCTCGATTTTTTAGAGTATATAATCAGTGGCGGTGGCCTAATCCGGTCATGCTGTGTCCAATTGAAGAAGGCTCCCTTGGTCTTCAAATTTGGGACCCTAGAAGAAATCCCAAGGATAGGTTTCATTTAATGCCCATAATCACTCCTGCATATCCCTGCATGAACTCCagttacaacgtttcgtcaaaTACTTTACGTATAATGAAAGAAGAGTTTCGAAGGGGGTATGAAATTTGCGAG GCTATGGAGGCAAACAAGGCTGAATGGGATACACTTTTTGAACCCTATTCCTTTTTCGATGCATATAAAAATTTTCTGCAGATAGACATCTGTGCAGAGAATGCCGATGATTTAAGAAAGTGGAAAGGCTGGGTTGCGTCTCGACTTCGTCAGCTCACGCTAAAG ATTGAGAAGTACACAGGCAATATGCTTCAGTGCCACCCACACCCTGGTGATTTTCAAGATAAGTCCAGACCTTTTCACTGCTCTTATTTCATGGGTTTGCAGCGGAAACAAGGAGTCAAT CCTGGTATGGAGATTCGTGTGACCCATGTTAGAAGGAAGAATGTTCCTCCCTTTGTGTTTCCTGGAGGGGTTCGTTCTTCGCGTCCATCTAAATTGACTTGGGATAGTAAGCGGGCCTTGGAAACCAAGGTTTCTGGCAGTTGTGAAGCAGAAAATTCTGATAGTCATGGAAGGAAGAGAAAGCGGATTGATGATGATGCTGATATTAACTCAGGCAATGCGATTACTGTTGTACCTTCCTCCAGTGGGGAAATTAATGAAGATGGTGGTTCGCATTCCATGAATTTTGACGACACAAACAGCATAGCAGGAAAAGTTAAAGACAGCGTAATTGATAGCTCTAGAAGTTCAACTAATTTTACAGATACTTCTTTGAAGAATGGCGTTGATGATGCATTAGTTGGTGGGTGCAATCCTGATAATAAAGATCCATTTTCCATTGCTGATTCCTCAAGTTCTAAAGAGGCCGAGAAACTGGCCATTGAGAAAATTATGTCTGGTCCATATGTCTCCCACCAAGCTTTACCCCGAGAACTTGAAGAGCTTGCCGATGAATTTGAACATGGAAATCAAGCCAAAAATTCTGGGGCAAACAATAAAGGCTGCACCATTGAAGGTTCAGCAGAGAATGCAGCAGCTGCAGTGCCAGAAACATCCAATGGTGGTCCTCCCTCTGGCTTAAAGGCGAACGGGAGCTCAGAAGAGCTTGAG GTGGAGGAGCTCATGGCACCGTTCCCTAATGGGATTACTTCTGCACCACCAACCCAACAAAAGCCTCTTATCAG GTTAAACTTCACTTCTCTGGGCAAAACCGCCACCAGCAAAACCACATGA